The Punica granatum isolate Tunisia-2019 chromosome 4, ASM765513v2, whole genome shotgun sequence sequence CATACCAGATAGAGGAGGGCAGGCTGAGGGGAATGAGTCAAAACACCAGCAGCTAATGCAGTGACGAGTCCAATAGCATATCCTGGAAGGGCATACCAGATGTATTTGTGCCCTTTTGAGGAATGCAGTTCTAAGAGACCGACAATATCCCTGCTCTTCCGGTGATCGAAACAGAGAACTAATGCTAAAAGCATTGCAGGAATTGCCTGCAAAGTGAACAAGAATCAGGCGATTGAGAATGAATGGAAAGAGAAAGGGGGTAGGGTATAGCGATGCAATGATATCAATAAAAAAGTTTTATGCTTCAAAATTTTACAGGAATGTGGATGCAGAACCAAAACACTATGGCTGACAGCCGCACAGTCTCACTTTGAACAAGCAAATACTTTTGAATCCAACACTCTGATGTGCATTGCCAATCTTGTTATTCCATAATGCAAGAAGGATGTACTTTTGGACCTTTAGATACACAGACCAAGGTATAAGCCTTCTACCAACCATCCTTATCGGATGAGTGTGGCACCGTGACCATGTGACACTACCTCTATATAGTCATGAATAGTTCTAGCAAACCAGCCAATAACAAGTCACTGTAATTTGGCACGAACTACTAGGAAAGAGAATGAGATGGTATACCATGTCCCCGAGACCAAGCATCGTGTAGTCCACTGTACCTCCTCCAGGAACAACTCCACCCAACAAGTTCCTAGGAAACATAATCTTCACTGGCAACTCCAACTTTTTTGTAATGAGTTGCAATCCAGGAAGACTTAAGCTGTTAGCAACAGTGTGAACTGGATTCAGTGCTTGCTTTGTGGCCACTGACACCATCACATTTGCTCCAAAGAATCTCTCGGAGTAGAAAACCCAGAAAATGTCGTAGACGAAAAGACAGACGAGGAGCATCGTGCATATCTTGATATTCGGCAGACGAACATGGCTCACGAATGCCATACATATTGAAATGCCCAGCAAGTTGTTCAAGATCCAGTGTCCAGAAACAAGCCAAGCAACAACTGTACCAGTACACGTGATAAGTAGAAGCCCCTGGATTCGTGTAAAAGACTTGGAGCAGCACCGTGACACATATGGGTCAGCCAAATTAAACTGCGTCTTCACATAGGCCACATGAGGTGATAGAcagaagaaaagagaggaCACAGAAGCTACAGCAGTAAAGGCTGTGAGGAGCTGAGAAACTGATGAGAAGAGGTAGAACATCAACAGCAAGCTGCAGGAGCTCATCATCGGTATCAGGAGCGCTTGGGACCTGTCTAAAGTGATTGAAGCTTCTGAAAGATCACGGTTCCGCTCCATTTCTTTCCCATAATTTAGCGCTCGAAATGCAGAACCAAAAGTTACAGCTATTGCAGTCAAAATGAGGGTGAGGGGGGCTGGTTCAAACAAATATAACAGCTTCCACAGAGACTCCATTGGCATAAGATTTTCCTTCTATTCTTGTAACAGCAATCTACCAGTCATGCCAATAATTTATCACAAGACACTCATAATCGCACCAATCCTGCACCCAAAGCCGCATGAATTCCTCACTACAACATAGATGGGGAAATTAATGCAACCTGCAAAACAATTACAGGCCAAAGTAAGATTTCCCGAAAATGCAATCAAAATACAGGCATTGAAACATTGATTTATTGGCAGACTTCCTACAAACTCAAAGCCAATTCCCACAGAATTTAAACAACGGCATTCTCGGAAAAACAACAACTTGGCAGGGTACAAGCTCCGATCAACAACTTCGGATGCTCGACGAGCTTTGGAAACTAGACAAAAATTAAGAATCTGAGCATCAAAGGGAACAGGACTCAGAGAACATGACTCGGAGAAAAATTAAGGCCTCGAGTCGTCAATCTATTGGCAGGGTGCTGCACAGTTCCAGCAAAGGGAACATGACTCAGAGAAAATTCAGACACGGCTTCAACGAAACAGCATTGTCGGAAACAAAACAACTTGGTCGGGTATGAGCTCCGACCGACCAAAAGTGAGAAGCTGAACAGCAAAAGCAGCAAGTCAATGCAAGTTTCTAGGGCTTCAAAGGCGGGATCAATTGGACAATTCCGAGCACAGACACACACTGACGGCTGAACCGTTTTCTCCTTCAACTGCTAAACCACTGAAGATCTGATGAATCGATTGACTGACCTTGGACTCGGAAGAGCTTGAAGAAACTCTTCCCCTCTGTGTCTTCAGATCGCAGCAGAACAGCTCCATGTCAGAGCTGCATCGCAGACAAAGGGACGATGTGGTTCTCCAATATTTTCAATCAGGACCTCAAACTTTGAATGTTTTGACTTTTTTCCAGAAAGTTTGTAGTCTTTGTGCAATTCCGTCCGAGGCCAAAACATGGGCCCAGTCAACGATGGTATCAAGGTGCTGGGCTTTAAATTCGGGTCTAGTTAACACTTATTGGTGAACCAGCCCAGTTTACATTAGATGATTGCCTAATTAATGAATTAACAACTgggttttttgtttttaccAACAGAGACTAGAGGgcataatataattattataaatcataataattaataaagggatATGGGTAATCCTGCTAAGTATCGAACACGAAATTTATTGGTTACTAGGCGAGAACGTACGTTATTACGCTACATCCTCTTTTGATAATTAATAACTAGCCtttttatatatgttcatAACAAGATCTAAAAAGggaatttaataaaaaaaaaagaagatcttTTATAGTAGAGTTGGATGCCGAGGTACTTTATGACTTCCTTGTAAGTTCTTCTCAAGACAATCTTACACTCATGCCACTTCTCTCGGATTGCAGGACTCTCTTCTGGATATTCGATGACTTCAGGGTTTGCCACATATACAGTGAAGCTAATGCCGTAGCTGACTTTTTTGCTAGGCTCGTTAGGAGTGATTCACGTCCTCGAGAAGACACTACGTATTTTGTTAAACCTTCTGTTGGGATTGttaatattttgttattaGATGTTGCTGGTCTTTCCTATACTCGCCTCGTTATTTGCAACGAGACTCTTTGGTTGTTCCCAGTGTTCGACTCACTACTCGCAACCAAGATTATTTATGATGCTTTTGATAGTTATATGATTCTCTATCCGTAACccaagaggaaaaaaaaagtgattttaattttgatgatTAGATTTGTATATGATTAATCTAATTCATATGGATTTCCCTATAGAGAATATTGAGCTCATACCAACAGATAATTAGGGCCCATTTGGATGGGCGGAAACCCAATTCTATTCTAGCCCAATTCCGCTAGGATTCTAAGCCTATGTTTCTTGGCTCTTATTTGGGTCACGATCCAATTCTGAGGGAACTCTTACACTGCATTTGGTTCGCCCGAATATAACTAATGCAGAATAGAATGGATATGGATTAGAATAGATAgataatataattgaaattttatttgtttggttAGAAGGAATAACAAAACTAATAactgaaattttatatttggttGATCGGAATATACGGAGAATATGACATGTTTCAAAGCCAAAAGACGCATATACCACtgatttaaaatattacaatattgtaaaaaaaaatcattgttAATCTTTTTCTTCGAATATGAGCAGTAGCACGAACAGACATGGACATCCACTGCTCTGCCTCTCGAGGCAGCCGTGAGTCATGATCCCAATGGGTGAGATCACCTCGGGTTCGCGAACCCAGCCCCGGGGTCGTGAGCCACCGATTTGGGTGAACCCAAACTCGGGAGCCATGGGCTCGTCTTTTTCTCTCTAACTTGAGCTCTCTTGATCCTCGCCTCAACCGAGTCAGTGCACGAGAAGTATGGGTTGGGTCAAACCTGAGATCTTGACCCACCCGTGTCTCTCGCGAGCCCTGTGTAAAGGTTGGTCTGAGATCGCGAGCCTTGGGTTCGTGGCCGAACCATATCCCACCCCAATCTGGCTTCTTCGAGGTCGACTCCGACTTCGTGGCCTTGAGAGACCCGCTGGGAATGATAGAAGTTGCCGTCGGAGGTGAAGTTAGGGAGGCAACAGGAACCGTGGCGATGGAGGGGCGAAGCAATAGTGTCGGTGGCAATGGAGGGGCTGGACCAAGGGCAAGATGATGATTGTGCCCATATATATCCGATGGTAATTTCTATGGAGGAAGGGGGAGTTAAGCATGACAATTATCTCTCTATGGAGGATGAGAAAAGCTATCGGGAATCATTCCCATTCCGGATGTAAACAACGTAGGAAATGTTATTTCCGCAGAATAGATTCGGAAGGGATTAGCAATTCCAGTCAACCAAACGCGCCCTTAATCCCTTCATACTCGGATTAGCAAATCCCCCTCCTACCTAGATTTGGAATTTGGATCTCATCAGAATTGGGCCCGAGGATGAGATACCAAATATACCCCCAACTCCTAGCTTCCTTCCGCCATCGTCACCTATTGACCTTTGCTAACGGAGCTTTGACCGACCTATCTGGGCTGGTCTCGGCACAACGTGGCCGGACCAGGCCTCGTTTTGGCCATATCTCATTGGGGAGGCTCGCGAAAACCCTCGTTTTCGCGGATCCTCACCGACCTTCGCCATTGTCCTCCTCGGACAGCGCTGTAACGAGACCCCTCCTACTCTTGTTCTTGGCCCACATTCGATTCAAGTATGCCTCTCCTTTCCTCCTATCCTTGGCCCTAACGGGCGCTCTTCGAGCTAAGCCTCGCGCGGAGCCCATCGCTCCAAAGCCTCGGTTTGACCCAATCGAGTCATCGCAACCCTTGGGTTGGGCTCGGGAGTGCACGCCGAGCCAAGAAGATGAACCCTCGTGAGTCCTTGTGGTTACAAAGCTATGACATCACCATCATAACTGTTTTGCTACTGTTCATCCTCTTCCTCGAGAAGATGAACAATAGCtgtaacatttttttatatattttaaaaagagtGGAGTATTtagggtgcgtttggattcagagttaaaagtaactttgattttgattttgattttgattttgattgtggaaaatgacaaatgagatgtaattataaatttgacttgggaaacatgtatttttgttgtgtagtgtgttgagttaaagttaaagttaaaatttttgacttgaaaaacgtgcgtttttattgtatagtgtgttaagttaaagttaaagttaaaattaaaattttttattcctGAATCCAAACATAACCTTAATGTCTTTTGCCTTTTGTTTGGTAACATAAAAACAACCAAATATAGAATTTTAATTATCAGTTTTGATATTCTCTCCTATCAaacaaacaattttttttttcataatctcAATTCTCATCATTCAAATTTCCTCATCTTTTCAATTCTATTCTTGTTAATTTCATTATAGCGAATCAAACGTCACCTTATCCTTATTACCTTCAAGTATTGAAATCGAACCCATTCTTGGTATGTCCTACAATGAGAATTTCTCGCAGCACTCTTGCCTTCATCCATGACATGAATACCTCCTAGAAAACGTGGCATTGGCGATCGAAATGTTGGCTATCTTGCCACGACTTGTTCAAAATGCACTACTTGTAATGAGTATTAGTTACCTTCTAGAGAACATCTGTCATGCATGTCAGAAAATATAGTGCTATCACTATGATAATATGCAGATCAGAAAATGTAGTGCTATGACTATGGTAATCATTTGATTCATCGATAATTCTTTGGGGGAATTGATGCGAAACCTTGTGCTTCCAATCTTGATTCGACTTGTAATATTCGGATTTCTCTTTCAAGGGatcataataactaataaaaggatATGGGTAATCCTACTGAGTATCGAACATAAAATCTATTGATTACCAGGCGAGAACGTGCATTATTACGCTACATCCTCTTTTGATAATTAATAACTAGGCTTGTGTACAAAACTGATGAAGAGAGTTTTCCTAAACAAATACGACATTTATTATTGTGCTTGAACATTACATGTGCTCAATAGGAGAAGATAGTTAAGCCTCCTTTATCCATAGATATACAACTACAAGCGATACCCTGCTCCTCGAATTATATAGTCTAACATTATATCCGGAGGTATATGTACCATACATTCAAAATTCACGATTATTAAAGcttttgtttggttttcaaGTTAAATCACGATCCAacttaatttgattttgtataataattgtaattgttgataaatatatggatgaataagattatatatttatatgtatatatagatgtgataatagatgagaaatttattattaaaaaattaattataaaaataattagaaaaaagtataagtgaaaatttattataaaattaagaaaaagacaaTAATAGTGATTGCAGTGTTGAATTTAGAGAATAATAGAATTGATAATggtaaagtaaaattttttacctACAAACCAAATAAACCCAAttattcaattattttcacttttaaaatttcaagattAAGTTTCAGGCATTGAATGTATACATGTACCATACACACGTTAAAAACGAATgcattggaaaaaaatttcatatatatagcgtgcaaatcctctctttcttattttaaGGGTTAATTACCTGCATCACTCCCGCTCTCCATATTTTAGAGTAAATATTATGTAAGTCGCAAATTCTTGGGTCGTAAAAACTCTGTAATGCTCATTTATATTAGATAGGAAAGAGGAATTAAAATTCAAGGGAAATCATTCATCCTCTTAATTGGACCCTTCTTTAACTACTCGAGATGGTTGGACCAATGCTTAGTGGTAGGCTGTTGATTAAACCGCTGATCCATCCAAGGGATCGCACAATTTTCTTAAAGTTCATGATGATGATTAACAAAATCAACTTAATGATACCTAAATACACATTTTTGAAGACTCTAGGCTCACATGATTTTCTGACCAAACACGATGATGCAAATTGTACAATGTGGTCAGCCCGCTAGTCACGGGGGCAGATGGATCCTCGGTGCTACATCCCATCCCTACCATATGGGGGGTCTCAAATTTCCAACTTTCAACATCGAGACCTAATCCAAATCTGCACTTCACCAAAGGTAAGTGGGCCCGGTTTGGTCAGTTATGGCCCATCGTGACTCGCAAGGTGGCGGGCCCATGTGGCACCAAACAGTAACTAACGACGCGGACTCTCCATATTGGTAGTTAAATAATTATTGCCCTTATAAATTTCGTTAACTATTATATATGGCAGGATTGAAAACATGCTTGTAACATTACCGAAAAAACCATGCTTAGAAACACTTCGTATTAGGTTAAGCTAACAACCAAGTCGGAATCGATCATATCCAGTAAGAACGCATTGTAATCACATCGAAAAAATTCTCTTCATTTGATTGGTTAACGTACTCGCAGTGATTAATTACATTACATTAGACTAAATTATGCAACTATTAACTTGCTTAAAACTTGAAGAATCCTCAGGTTCTTTTCAGATCGAACTCCCTAACGATGAGGTTTACAATCCTATATCTTTTCCAATAAATCATTTAGTTCATCGTGTAATATGCTTTAGGAGCATGTCCCGATGCGCCACAAAACTCGGAGGATGACACCGGCATCGCATCGCATCCTTAATTCGGGGGCGGGACTGATGAATGAACGTTGATGATGGGCATCATCGAGAATTCCCGCGGGGTCCATGTTCTTCGGTGCTGGGTCCATCACAATGCCGCCGTAAAGAGGACTCCTCTTCTTTCCCAACACGACAAGCACCCGAAAAAAGGCATCACCTCCCCACTCATTTCgtcgtgcctctctctctctttctccccgCCTTCGCTTCCTCTGTTCTCTCCCGCCATTGGTTCCCTCCGTAGCTTAGCTCGAGAAATTCTGCTGTTTGAACCCGAAATTCTCTTTTATAATTACTTCCCATCCTTTATGTTTTCTGTTTGTTTTCGCCATTAAAGGAAAGACGGCAACAGCTTCGGCCATTACTCTGTTCTCATCCAGGAAGAAGAACTCACCATTTTCTGCTTCTCCATAATTGAACTAGTCATTGACATCAGAGCTTCTTCTGTAAATCAGTACTGAAATCATCTCTTAAGATCTGCTTGCTTCCCTCTATgaatctctctccctctctctctctctcgctctgcTCCATAAGTCTTTGTAAATCACTTTCATGAATACAAGAGAGAATTGCAGTCGGTTCATCCTGCTCATCTAGAATCGCCACGCGACGAGCTGATGGAGATTATGAGTGGAAGAGCACTTCGGCTGGTGCTGGCCTTAGTGGCGGTATCGGCCGGCTGTGCGCCGACGGGGGTCTGGTCGGAGCGGCTCCTTGTAGGGATGACTCTGGTGCGCAATGCGCCCGCCATTGGAGCCTGTGAGTTGGAACATTACCAGCTTCAGACACATATATCTCAtgattgtttctttttctctgGGCGTGATTTCTCGAGCTTGGGAAATTAAAGTTGGtggattatttatttatcaatccACCCATTTTGTGTTTTGAATCTGAATTTTTCTTCTAAATAAAATTACGAGATGTCATTCATCATCCTATTAACTAACATTAATACCTAACGTCATTTTCGTTTTGtgcttttcttccatttttattttttaattatagttCTGATTGATCGTACTCTTTTGGTGATGGATGCAAATGTAGATTGCTTGGACGGGAGTTTACCTGCGTATCATCTGCACAGAGGATTTGGGGCTGGAGCAAACAGCTGGCTCTTGCAATTCGAGGTAATCCCTCTTTTTATCggtctcttttattttatttttctcgatTATAAGAGAAGTCGCATTAAGTAATACACGGGAGATAAATGATAAGAAAAGTCTCATCTTACCGGTTAAAAATATGAATGCTCGATAACGAATCAGAGACGAGTACTACCGTGTTATGCACTTTTCTCGCTTTATCTTGAAGTTTTTGACTTTAAAATCATAGTCACCCCaccatttcatttttctgggaaaaaatatatttagatgGTCTAATTCATTACCCCTTACTTTTAGTCGgacatatttttatatatatcataacaAAAAGGGGGACAAGTCTAATTATGACCCTGTAAATTTAGGCACTGTTTGATCTAATTTTGCTCGACATGTGTGAACCGTGAAGGTATCAAAAATTTGATCGACGTCGTAAGAGTGTCTTTCGTTTTCTTTAATGAATTTGTTAAGGCTGTCGGCTGATTCAATAATGAATTAGAGAGGAGGGACTTCTGCCTGAGATGAGATTGGTTTAATCCTCTTTGTTAGTCGGGGGAGCAGTGTGGATCCAAAAAGAATTGTCCCAAAAACCTTTTGCGCACAAATCTATGGTTCGTTACCTCCAGTCAGGGCCCGCCACATGTCAGATGTCTTTTAGCTCTTCAGCGTGCTGTCTGGATGCAGCAAGTGGCAGCTCTGGCTCTACGGGTTAACTTTTTTCCACAGAAGAGACGGTGGAAATCACCCGAATCACACCTGGTGGAGATAAAAGATAAGAGTGCAATGTAACGCAAATAGTATACGGCATGACTTGTAGAGCGTTGACGTAGATCATGAAATTAGTCGGACGAAATTCGGatattttcattatataaaaaaatattacgcACCTTTTTCATTTGAACAAATGGTATCGTTTCAATTTTTACCAGCGATGCTTTCCGTTTAAATTGTAGGGTATGGCTCTGATTTTATGGTTGCGGCACGAACCCATTTCAGTTCTTTTATCTCGTAATACAAATCTTGAAAATTGTGTCAGACTTTGGAAGTTAtcggaggaaaaaaaaaaaaccatggCAGATTCTCACAGCTGACCATAAATAACTAGTGTTGTGCTTTCGGAGTTTCTTGAAGAAATAGTAAAGACTGGATTCATCTTTGTCTAATTTCATTTCAACGCGACAGATAAAGATTACTTCTTTCCTGAGATCGATTGCTTCCAGTGGCTGAGATGTCATCCCAAATATGGAACATGAGTGGTCTATAGTGAAGATATTCCACAATTTTTCCATGTCTGTCGCAATCGGAGATTTAGTCACGCGTGACACAACAGTGGTAACGTATTCTACATCAGCAGCAGCCATAAGAAGGAATTGTGGTCCCCAAGAGGCGGACTCAAGTCCCTACCCTACCACGCCATTGTTATTTCTTGTATTAAAAGCAGGCTTTGATATGATAGCCAAAAAGAACAGGAAATCTGAACTGCGCATATGAAGCGATTGTTTTAGCAACTTCATCCAGTTCGTAATGTTAATCGTGTCAGGGTTGCGTCGGATTGATTAACCGAGGATGATATTGCAGGGTGGTGGGTGGTGCAACGATGTTGAATCGTGCTTGGACCGAGCCAAGAGTCGCAGAGGATCCACTCGTTACATGAGCAAGTATGAGGTCTTCTCTGGGATACTCAGCAACAATGCGTCTCTCAACCCAGgttctttcttctcttcacTCTATCTCTCTCGGGTAAAATTATTAGACGATATCAATTTTCGCGCAAACATGTAACATATAATGTAAACGTGCATAGGTCCCGGGCGCATAAATTTTCAGTTCTTGATTCGCTTATGTTAATGGAAATTATCCGAATAAAGGATCCTCGTCCTCCTCCCTCCGGACTTGAATT is a genomic window containing:
- the LOC116203872 gene encoding signal peptide peptidase-like 1 — its product is MPMESLWKLLYLFEPAPLTLILTAIAVTFGSAFRALNYGKEMERNRDLSEASITLDRSQALLIPMMSSCSLLLMFYLFSSVSQLLTAFTAVASVSSLFFCLSPHVAYVKTQFNLADPYVSRCCSKSFTRIQGLLLITCTGTVVAWLVSGHWILNNLLGISICMAFVSHVRLPNIKICTMLLVCLFVYDIFWVFYSERFFGANVMVSVATKQALNPVHTVANSLSLPGLQLITKKLELPVKIMFPRNLLGGVVPGGGTVDYTMLGLGDMAIPAMLLALVLCFDHRKSRDIVGLLELHSSKGHKYIWYALPGYAIGLVTALAAGVLTHSPQPALLYLVPSTLGPVVIVSWMRKEFEELWEGIPPCLNDKARSVEV